TCGTGGACGGGGCGCAGTTCATGCTCTCCTCCGAGGGCAACGGCCGCCTGGCCCAGGTGCGCATCGTGCAGTTCTAGGCGCTTCCCCGGTGGCGGCGCGCTCCTTCCTAGGCGCGCCGCCCCGGGGCCCAGGCGCCGCGGTTGGGCGGGCATCAGTGCGTGGCCTTCACCACCACCAGGGTCACGTCGTCCTCCAGGGGCAGGCCATCCTTGAACACCTTGAGGTCCGCCATGAGAGCGTTGACCACCGTGGAGGCCGGGGCGTTGGCGTTGGCGGCCAGCACGGCCTTCAGGCGTTCGCGGCCGTACATGGCCCCGTCCGGGTTCACGGCCTCGTGGATGCCGTCGGTGTAGAGCAGGAGCAGCTGCCCGGGCTCCAGCCAGGGGCGGCGTTTCTCGGTGTAGGTCCAGTCCGGCTCCACGCCCAGGGGGATGCCGGACCCCATGAGGATCTCGAAGGTTCCGGCGCGCGGGTCGTGCAGGATGGCCGGGTCGTGCCCGGCGCGGCACCAGATCAGCTCCCGGGCCTTGTGGTCCAGGCGCAGGAAGAAGAGGGTGATGAAGCGCCCCGAGAGCTGGGTGTCCTGCCAGAGCAGGCGGTTCACCTCGGTGAGCAGGAGCGCCGGGCCGGGCAGGCCCATGGCCCGGCCGCGCAGGAGCGCCCGGCCGGAGGCCATGAAGAGCGCGGCGGGCATGCCGTGCCCGGTCACGTCGCCCACCACGATGTCGGCGTGGGCGGCGTCCTCCTGGGCGAACTCCAGGAAGTCGAAGTAGTCGCCGCCGGTTTCGTCGCAGTAGAGGCTGGTGGCGGCCACGTCCAGGCCCCGGATGTCGGGGGGGCGGTGGGGCAGGAGGTGCTGCTGCACCTCCATGGCCAGGGCCATGTCGCCCTTGAGCTTCAGGCGCTCCAGCAGGTGCGGGGCCATGTCGTTGAATGCGCGGGCCAGCTCGGCCAGCTCGTCGCGCCCGCGCTCCGGGGCGCGGGCCTCGAAGTCGCCCGCCGCGAGCCTGCGGGCCGCCCGGGCCAGCTCCTGCACCGGGCGCGTGGCCGTGCGCGAGACGGCCAGGGCCAGCCCAGCCACGGCCAGGGCCACGGCGGACACGAACCAGCCCATGCGCGCGGCCATGCGGTCCACGTCCGCCAGCACCAGGGCCTCGGCCTCCAGGGCCCCGGCGATCACCTCCCCGCGCGGGGTGAGCAGGGCCACGGCAAGCTCCCGGCCCGCCACGGGGGCGTAGGCCAGCAGGCTGTCCTGACCGGCCACGGGCAGACGGCGTACGCCGGAGCGGCCCTGGGAGAGGTCGTGCGTCACGGCGGCCAGGGCCTCGCGGTCCGGGGAGGTCAGGCGCACCAGCTCCACGGGGGCCTTCCAGTCAACGGCTTCGCGGGCGTAGTCGCGGGAGGCCACCACCACGGGGTCGGGCAGTCCCGCCAGGTCTCCGGGCTTCACGGAGAGCACCAGGGTGCGCATGTTCCCCTGGACGTTGCGCGAGGGGTCGCTCTTGAGGAAGAGCGCCCCCATGGGGATGTCCAGCCCGGCCACGCCCAGCAGGCTTCCGTCCGGGGCCGTGACGGCCAGGGCCATGGTGGCCATCACCTGTCGCGTGACGGCGTCGGCCATGACGCTCCAGGTGATGCCCCGCTCCCGGGCGGCGCTGCGGTACCAGGGCCTGCGGCGCGGGTCGTAGTCCCGGGGGTAGCCGCCGTGGCCGGGGTAGGCCATGTGCAGGCCCGTGGAGAGCCCCACGTAGCCGAAGGCCATGAGGTCCTTGTGGCGGGCGAAGAGGGTGCGCATGGTGGGCAGCATGTCCTGGAGCGCGCGTGCCTCGCGCAGGGCCTCGGCGGGTGGGAGCTCCGGGGGCGTGTGGAACACGAGGTGTTCGTAGGAGCCGGGCACGTCGGAATCCACCAGCGGCACGAGCTTCTCAGGCGGCACGACCCCGGCGTCGAAGTCCGTGCCGAAGAGCACGGGGGTGTCCTGATGCCGAGCCGGGGCTTCCAGCAGGCGCGCGGCCTCCCCGGCCATGAGCGAGAGGGCGGTCTCCAGAAGATCCAGGGCGTCGGAGCAGCCCTCGGCCAGCATCTCGGCCGAGTGCGCCAGCTCGCGGGCGGCAACGGCCTCCAGCCGGGCGGCTGTGTCGGCGGAGAGCCTGAGGCCCAGGTCGGTGGCCTGACGCCAGTCGAACCAGCCGAGGACGCACAGGGGGACGAGCACCGCCGCGAGCAGCAGGGCCGAAAGCTTTGACCGGATGCGCATGAACCGCTCCCAGATGGACGACGCGTACGTTTCACCCTGCATAGGCCCTTGCCCGCGCCGGGGCAAGGCGGGATGGCGGCGGGTTCCAAGCGCTCCCCCGGGGCTGACATCTGCCCCGGCTGGGCGTATCGTCCTCGCGCCGCGACGGAGGCGGGCCGCATGACCGACATCCTGGACCGTTTGCCCCACCTGACCATCCGCCAGAAGGTGCTGGCGGGAGTCATCGTGCCGGTGCTCATCTTTTCCGTGGCCGGGGTTGTCTCCTTCAATTCCCTGGTGCGCCTGGAGGCCACGCTCACGCTCATGGAGACGGCGGACGACCTTTCCAACACCATCCTCGAGGTGCGCCGCTACGAGAAGAACTACCTGCTCTACGGCCACGCGGAGGATTTCGAGGAGAGCCGCCGCTACATCGCCCAGGCCCGGACCAGCCTGCACGCCATGGCCGCCGACGCGCGCGACGCCAAGGCCAGGCGCACCATGGCCGCCCTGGCCCGCGTGCTGGACGACTACGGCGCGCGCAGCGGGGCGCTGCTGCCCGAAGCCTCCGCCAACGGCGACGGCGCGCCGGAGGCCGTCTCGGCCCGCGAGGAGCTGCGCCAGGCCGGCAAGGACATGGTGGACCTCTCCCTGGAGCTCAAGAGCGCAGAGCGCGAGCGCACGCTTCTGCTGGTGGCCGGGCTCAAGCGCCAGCTGCTGGTGTCCGGGGCCTTCCTGGCCGTCTCCGGCGTGGCTCTGGCGCTTTTGCTGGCGCGCAAGATCCTGCGCGCCCTGGGGGCCATTACGGCCGCCGCCGCCGAGATCGGCCGGGGCGGCTTCAAGACCCTGGAAGCCCCACGCGCGCACGACGAAACCCGAGACGTGGTGGAGGCCTTCAACCGCATGACCCGCGAGCTGGAGCGCCGCCAGGGCCAGCTGATCCAGGAGAAGAAGCTCTCCTCCCTGGGGGTGCTCACCTCGGGCATCGCCCACCAGCTGAACAACCCCCTGAACAACATCTCCACCTCCTGCCAGATCCTCATCGAGGAGCACCGCGAGTGCGACCCGGAATTCTCCGCGCGCATGCTCGGCAACATCCAGCAGGAGGTGTTGCGCGCTCGCGACATCGTGAAGGGGCTCCTGGAGTTCTCGCGGGCCAAGGACTTCAGCCTCAAGCCCGCGCACCTGGACGAGGTGGTGGCCAAGGCCTTCCGGCTGGTCTCCAGCCAGGCGCCCTCGGGCATCGCGCTCACGGCCCGCGTGCCCGCCGGGCTGGTGCTGGAGCTGGACGCCGCGCGCATGCAGGAGGTGTTCATCAACCTGCTGCTCAACGCCATCCAGGCCATCGAGACGCCGCCCGGGTCCGTAACGGTGTCGGCGAGCGTGGAGCCGGGCGGCGAGGCCGCCGAGATCGTGGTGGAGGACACCGGCGCGGGCATCCCCGAGGAGGACCTGGGCCGCGTGTTCGACCCCTTCTACACCACCAAGGAGGTGGGCAAGGGCACGGGGCTGGGGCTCTCCATCGTGTTCGGGATCATCGAGAAGCACAAGGGGTCCATCCGGGCCGAGCGCGCCCCCGGGGGCGGCGCGCGCTTCGTGATCCGCCTGCCGCTGCCCGCGCCCCAGGGCGCTTCGGAGGGCGCGGCATGAGGGGCGGCGTGATCCTTCTCGTGGACGACGAGCCCATCGCCGTGGAGAACCTCGGGCACATCCTGGCCCGGGAGGGCTACGCCACGGTGGCCGCGTCCAGCGGCGAGGTCGCCGTGGAGCTCCTGGCCGCCCGCGAGTTCGACCTGGTGCTCACCGACCTGCGCATGAAGGGCATGGACGGCATCGCCGTGCTGGCCGAGTCCAAGCGGCTGTGGCCCGACACCGAGGTGGTGGTGATGACCGGGCACGCCACCGTGGCCACGGCCGTGGAGGCCATGCGCCTGGGGGCCTGCCACTACCTCACCAAGCCCTACCAGCTGGCCGAGGTGCGCGCCACGGTGGCCGAGGCCATGGACAAACGCCGCCTGCGCCAGGAGGTGGCGCGGCTCACCCGGCAGATGGCGGGGCTGGGGCGCGGTCCGTTGATCATCGGGGAGAGCCCGGCGGTGCAGGCCCTGCGGGAGAACATCCGGCACGTGGCCCCCACGGACTCCACGGTGCTCATCCAGGGCGAGACGGGCACGGGCAAGGAGCTGGTGGCCCGCGCGGTGCACGAGGCCAGCCCGCGCTGCGGGCGTCGTTTCCTGGCGGTGAACTGCGGGGCGTTCAACGAGGACCTGCTGGCCAGCGAGCTGTTCGGCCACGAGAAGGGGGCCTTTTCCGGGGCGGCCACGCTCAAGAAGGGCCTGATGGAGGTGGCGGGGGACGGCACGCTCTTCCTGGACGAGATCGGGGAGATGTCCACGGTCATGCAGGTGCGGCTCCTGCGCGTGCTGCAGGAGCGGCATTTCTTCCGCGTGGGCGGCACGCGGGAGATTCCCCTGGAGGCCAGGGTGCTGGCGGCCACCAACAAGGACCTCAAGGCCGAGGTGGAGCTGGGCCTGTTCCGGGCGGACCTCTACTACCGGCTCAACGTGATCAGCCTGGGCGTGCCGCCGCTTTCGGGGCGCAGGCAGGACATCCCGCTGCTGGCGGGGTATTTCATCGCCAAGTACGCGCCCGCAATGGGCAAGGCGGTGGAGGGATTCTCGGCGGAGGCCATGCGGCGGCTGATGGGCTACGATTTCCCGGGCAACATCCGGGAGCTGGAGAACATCGTGCAGCGCGCGGTGATCATGGCCCACGGCGCGCAGATCGAGACGGGCGACCTGCCCCTGGACCTGCGCGGCGAGGCCCCGTCCCTGGCCCGTCCGCAAGGGCCGGAGCTGATCACCCTGGAAGAGCTGGAGCGCCGCCACATCGAGGCCGTGCTGGAACACGAGGGCGGCAACAAGACGAAAGCGGCTGAGATACTAGGGATTGATCGGGTGTCCTTGTGGCGGAAGTTGAAGAAGTATGGGGTGGAGTGAGTGAGGGTGACATCTCTTGTTATGTAGTGGTTTTGGCAGGGTACATTAAGTGCAGATTAAACATTTGCCGGA
The genomic region above belongs to Fundidesulfovibrio magnetotacticus and contains:
- a CDS encoding SpoIIE family protein phosphatase, whose translation is MRIRSKLSALLLAAVLVPLCVLGWFDWRQATDLGLRLSADTAARLEAVAARELAHSAEMLAEGCSDALDLLETALSLMAGEAARLLEAPARHQDTPVLFGTDFDAGVVPPEKLVPLVDSDVPGSYEHLVFHTPPELPPAEALREARALQDMLPTMRTLFARHKDLMAFGYVGLSTGLHMAYPGHGGYPRDYDPRRRPWYRSAARERGITWSVMADAVTRQVMATMALAVTAPDGSLLGVAGLDIPMGALFLKSDPSRNVQGNMRTLVLSVKPGDLAGLPDPVVVASRDYAREAVDWKAPVELVRLTSPDREALAAVTHDLSQGRSGVRRLPVAGQDSLLAYAPVAGRELAVALLTPRGEVIAGALEAEALVLADVDRMAARMGWFVSAVALAVAGLALAVSRTATRPVQELARAARRLAAGDFEARAPERGRDELAELARAFNDMAPHLLERLKLKGDMALAMEVQQHLLPHRPPDIRGLDVAATSLYCDETGGDYFDFLEFAQEDAAHADIVVGDVTGHGMPAALFMASGRALLRGRAMGLPGPALLLTEVNRLLWQDTQLSGRFITLFFLRLDHKARELIWCRAGHDPAILHDPRAGTFEILMGSGIPLGVEPDWTYTEKRRPWLEPGQLLLLYTDGIHEAVNPDGAMYGRERLKAVLAANANAPASTVVNALMADLKVFKDGLPLEDDVTLVVVKATH
- a CDS encoding sensor histidine kinase, whose product is MTDILDRLPHLTIRQKVLAGVIVPVLIFSVAGVVSFNSLVRLEATLTLMETADDLSNTILEVRRYEKNYLLYGHAEDFEESRRYIAQARTSLHAMAADARDAKARRTMAALARVLDDYGARSGALLPEASANGDGAPEAVSAREELRQAGKDMVDLSLELKSAERERTLLLVAGLKRQLLVSGAFLAVSGVALALLLARKILRALGAITAAAAEIGRGGFKTLEAPRAHDETRDVVEAFNRMTRELERRQGQLIQEKKLSSLGVLTSGIAHQLNNPLNNISTSCQILIEEHRECDPEFSARMLGNIQQEVLRARDIVKGLLEFSRAKDFSLKPAHLDEVVAKAFRLVSSQAPSGIALTARVPAGLVLELDAARMQEVFINLLLNAIQAIETPPGSVTVSASVEPGGEAAEIVVEDTGAGIPEEDLGRVFDPFYTTKEVGKGTGLGLSIVFGIIEKHKGSIRAERAPGGGARFVIRLPLPAPQGASEGAA
- a CDS encoding sigma-54-dependent transcriptional regulator; this translates as MRGGVILLVDDEPIAVENLGHILAREGYATVAASSGEVAVELLAAREFDLVLTDLRMKGMDGIAVLAESKRLWPDTEVVVMTGHATVATAVEAMRLGACHYLTKPYQLAEVRATVAEAMDKRRLRQEVARLTRQMAGLGRGPLIIGESPAVQALRENIRHVAPTDSTVLIQGETGTGKELVARAVHEASPRCGRRFLAVNCGAFNEDLLASELFGHEKGAFSGAATLKKGLMEVAGDGTLFLDEIGEMSTVMQVRLLRVLQERHFFRVGGTREIPLEARVLAATNKDLKAEVELGLFRADLYYRLNVISLGVPPLSGRRQDIPLLAGYFIAKYAPAMGKAVEGFSAEAMRRLMGYDFPGNIRELENIVQRAVIMAHGAQIETGDLPLDLRGEAPSLARPQGPELITLEELERRHIEAVLEHEGGNKTKAAEILGIDRVSLWRKLKKYGVE